A region from the Lentisphaera profundi genome encodes:
- a CDS encoding glycosyltransferase family 9 protein yields the protein MKILLIKQTSLGDVIHSSLAIEATRAQYPKAEIHFMVDKSCKLAVENNPHIDKLILFDKVLIAQKMKKSLINIFSVLGQFMSALREVRKEKYDLAIDLQGIERSIFFLYFCRAKKKYLKGKKPFLKGFKNADKNDHALDELKGTLKLAGIEADKFFPKIYLKEGGEAILKKKLPEELKNALEDKSQQVILMSPYTSWETKDYPVQNYLRSAQLIKKDYPQAQFIFIGTPDKKAEIDEEIIKFKLDESFAKNIWNLAGCTNIQELQDLIRLADLTIASEGAVGHIASALDRPICVIFGPTQPTRVGPWGNHARVIRSKEAQCLACYQRFCDQWICMNNLEDQIAQAAKELLH from the coding sequence ATGAAAATCCTTTTAATAAAGCAAACTTCTCTTGGCGATGTAATTCACTCCAGCCTAGCCATAGAGGCAACTCGAGCTCAATACCCCAAAGCTGAAATTCACTTCATGGTGGATAAATCATGTAAGCTCGCAGTAGAGAACAATCCTCATATTGATAAACTTATTCTTTTTGATAAAGTTTTGATTGCGCAAAAAATGAAAAAATCCCTAATCAATATTTTCTCAGTCTTGGGACAATTTATGAGTGCTCTTCGCGAAGTTCGCAAAGAAAAATATGATTTAGCGATAGATCTACAGGGAATAGAAAGAAGTATTTTCTTTCTCTATTTTTGTCGGGCCAAGAAAAAATATCTTAAAGGAAAGAAACCCTTTTTGAAAGGTTTTAAAAATGCTGATAAAAATGATCACGCGCTCGATGAGCTTAAAGGAACACTAAAATTAGCTGGAATTGAAGCTGATAAATTCTTTCCAAAAATTTATTTGAAAGAGGGTGGAGAAGCCATACTAAAGAAGAAACTTCCCGAAGAATTAAAAAATGCCCTCGAGGATAAATCTCAGCAAGTCATTTTAATGAGTCCCTATACTTCTTGGGAAACAAAAGATTACCCAGTTCAGAACTATTTGCGATCAGCGCAATTAATAAAAAAAGACTACCCACAAGCCCAATTTATTTTTATTGGAACACCTGATAAAAAAGCTGAAATAGATGAAGAAATTATTAAGTTTAAATTAGATGAGTCTTTTGCAAAAAACATTTGGAATTTAGCCGGTTGTACAAATATCCAAGAGTTGCAGGACTTAATTCGTTTAGCAGATCTGACTATTGCGAGTGAAGGCGCCGTGGGGCACATAGCGAGTGCGCTAGATCGTCCCATTTGTGTTATTTTTGGACCAACTCAGCCAACTAGAGTGGGACCCTGGGGAAATCATGCCCGAGTGATTCGTTCAAAAGAAGCTCAATGCTTAGCCTGCTACCAACGTTTTTGTGATCAGTGGATCTGTATGAACAATCTAGAAGATCAAATAGCTCAAGCAGCTAAAGAATTACTCCATTAA
- the folD gene encoding bifunctional methylenetetrahydrofolate dehydrogenase/methenyltetrahydrofolate cyclohydrolase FolD: MEEKLIRGKVIADEIIKELHTEVSSLREKSGKTPGLAVVLVGEDPASQVYVNSKEKMANSLGYHSVKIVLPIDSSQEAVLAVVEELNNDPAIHGILVQSPPPPQIDEEQIILNINPKKDVDGFHPSNVGLVFTGAEEGFRPCTPAGCLELLKRSGVETKGKHAVIVGRSNIVGKPMASLMIQKGVDATVTICHSRTADLGAEIRRADIVVAAVGIPEFITGDMVSEGTVVIDVGINRVDDASRPRGYRLCGDVDFESVAPKAALITPVPGGVGPMTIAMLMTNTLLAFKRIENIG, from the coding sequence ATGGAAGAAAAATTGATTCGCGGCAAAGTAATTGCCGATGAAATTATAAAAGAATTGCACACTGAAGTTAGTTCACTTAGAGAAAAATCTGGCAAAACTCCTGGTTTAGCCGTTGTCCTCGTGGGCGAGGATCCTGCTTCACAAGTTTATGTTAATTCAAAAGAAAAAATGGCTAACTCACTTGGCTATCATTCTGTTAAAATAGTTTTGCCTATTGATTCAAGCCAAGAAGCTGTTTTAGCAGTTGTTGAAGAACTCAATAATGACCCTGCTATTCACGGTATTCTCGTTCAATCCCCACCACCACCACAAATTGATGAAGAGCAAATTATTCTCAATATCAATCCGAAAAAAGACGTCGATGGTTTTCACCCTTCAAATGTTGGACTTGTCTTTACTGGTGCTGAAGAAGGTTTTCGTCCCTGTACGCCTGCGGGTTGCTTAGAGCTACTCAAACGCAGCGGCGTCGAAACCAAAGGTAAACACGCTGTAATAGTTGGTCGTTCCAATATTGTTGGTAAGCCAATGGCTTCACTCATGATTCAGAAAGGCGTTGATGCTACCGTCACTATTTGCCATTCTAGAACTGCTGACTTAGGTGCTGAAATTCGCCGCGCGGATATTGTCGTTGCTGCCGTTGGTATTCCTGAGTTCATTACTGGTGATATGGTTAGCGAAGGTACTGTCGTTATTGATGTAGGTATTAACCGCGTTGATGATGCTAGTCGCCCACGCGGTTATCGTTTATGTGGTGATGTTGATTTTGAGTCTGTGGCTCCAAAAGCTGCACTCATTACTCCTGTTCCCGGTGGCGTTGGTCCGATGACTATTGCAATGTTAATGACGAACACTTTACTAGCCTTTAAACGGATAGAAAATATTGGATAA
- the pcnB gene encoding polynucleotide adenylyltransferase PcnB yields the protein MDNFDFNPRLDRGAVLVISKLREAGYETYLVGGAVRDLLVGENPKDFDISTSATPEEISAVFGRRKARIIGRRFKIVHVYERGTIYEVATFRRTPNEKERSARPSDDGEIVWRDNVWGSPEEDANRRDFTVNALFLDPTNKNKIIDFCGGIADIEDKKVRSLGDPMVRFTEDPVRMLRAVKLKAQYGFDFEPDVEKAIRELAPKITLVSQRRLYEEILKITYKPYMAKTMDACHQSGLLEHIMPNLSDILSSDDRDVYLNILNERDVMITKGSTLSRAYSLPILAYRYVEKRLNPGSKFGDNWEHREGIDRELRHAVNDFMKPHNMTRIIAARVKDVIMMQGRILNAHNIGKIKRHPEFFYASLLYRTMAPHLDWPEADFLPEPRLSSHHKPGNKPKSKNRRNPRKDKQEPDK from the coding sequence TTGGATAATTTCGATTTTAACCCACGTTTGGATCGCGGTGCCGTACTAGTTATTAGTAAATTACGTGAAGCCGGCTATGAAACTTATTTAGTTGGTGGTGCCGTTCGCGACTTGCTTGTGGGTGAAAATCCTAAAGATTTTGATATCTCGACCAGTGCCACACCCGAAGAAATAAGTGCCGTTTTCGGAAGAAGAAAGGCTCGAATTATTGGTCGTCGTTTTAAAATTGTTCACGTTTATGAGCGTGGTACCATTTATGAAGTAGCCACTTTCCGTCGTACCCCAAATGAAAAAGAACGCTCTGCGCGTCCTAGTGACGATGGCGAGATTGTTTGGCGTGATAATGTATGGGGTTCACCTGAAGAAGATGCTAATCGCCGAGACTTCACGGTAAATGCTTTATTTTTAGACCCTACTAACAAAAACAAAATTATTGATTTTTGTGGTGGCATTGCTGATATAGAGGACAAAAAAGTTCGTTCTCTTGGCGATCCTATGGTTCGTTTTACTGAAGACCCAGTGAGAATGTTGCGAGCTGTGAAACTAAAGGCTCAGTATGGTTTTGATTTTGAGCCAGATGTTGAAAAAGCGATTCGCGAATTAGCTCCAAAAATCACTTTGGTTTCACAAAGAAGACTCTACGAAGAAATTTTAAAAATTACCTATAAGCCCTACATGGCTAAAACCATGGATGCTTGTCACCAGTCAGGACTTTTAGAACATATAATGCCTAATCTTTCTGATATTCTTTCAAGTGACGATAGAGACGTTTACCTTAATATTCTCAATGAAAGAGATGTTATGATTACCAAGGGTAGCACTTTATCGAGAGCTTATTCACTCCCCATTTTAGCTTACCGCTATGTTGAGAAACGTTTGAATCCTGGTTCTAAGTTCGGAGATAACTGGGAACACCGTGAGGGTATTGACCGAGAATTGCGTCACGCCGTTAATGATTTTATGAAGCCTCATAATATGACTCGTATCATTGCCGCACGTGTTAAAGATGTGATAATGATGCAGGGACGTATTCTAAACGCTCATAATATTGGTAAAATTAAACGTCACCCTGAGTTCTTTTATGCTTCTTTACTTTACCGTACAATGGCACCTCATTTGGATTGGCCTGAAGCTGACTTTTTACCTGAACCACGTTTAAGCTCTCATCATAAACCTGGAAACAAACCAAAATCCAAAAATCGTCGAAACCCAAGAAAAGATAAACAAGAACCCGATAAGTAA
- a CDS encoding D-alanyl-D-alanine carboxypeptidase family protein, giving the protein MKVPKAISISLPILILAIAVYFSGQYLQKKSDLKFSKTEVKKVERLEAKKTLVEPLIERFKYLSIEDNHKAEKSAYRFPSVSRVRVGLVYEMNKGKTLWSSGANKSVPIASLTKCLTILTVLDHIKANPQHSLLDQVLISKSSMQTSSSSFLRKYPKDTISVEELLISAMVKSANDSCQLLAEYFGHGNSNNFIAMMNLKAKELGMKQTKISNAHGLPFNRERPELDNHSSMSDLLHLIRKSIHDYPMILKWTSSREVLLPKNSRKPVRLGNTNPLLGVKGVNGYKTGFTINAGWCQIVSVRSNGKFYFMAITGCPSKNTRDVTMRALLNWAVRVP; this is encoded by the coding sequence ATGAAAGTTCCGAAAGCTATATCGATAAGCTTACCTATTTTAATTTTGGCTATAGCAGTTTATTTTTCGGGACAATATTTACAAAAAAAATCCGATCTTAAATTTTCTAAAACTGAAGTTAAAAAAGTTGAAAGATTAGAGGCTAAGAAAACACTTGTTGAGCCTCTAATAGAAAGGTTTAAGTACCTTTCTATAGAAGATAATCATAAAGCTGAAAAATCAGCTTATCGTTTTCCTTCTGTTTCACGAGTACGAGTTGGACTTGTTTATGAAATGAATAAGGGAAAAACGCTTTGGTCGTCAGGTGCCAATAAATCTGTTCCCATTGCTTCACTCACAAAGTGTTTAACTATTTTGACTGTTTTAGACCATATAAAAGCTAATCCACAACACAGTTTGCTTGACCAAGTCCTTATCTCAAAAAGCTCAATGCAAACGTCATCGAGCTCCTTTTTGAGAAAGTATCCCAAAGATACCATAAGTGTTGAGGAACTACTAATTTCTGCCATGGTGAAAAGTGCTAATGATTCCTGCCAACTTTTAGCTGAATATTTTGGTCATGGTAATTCCAACAATTTTATTGCTATGATGAATTTAAAAGCTAAAGAATTGGGAATGAAGCAAACTAAAATTTCGAATGCTCACGGTTTACCTTTTAATAGAGAAAGACCCGAATTAGATAATCATTCCTCTATGAGTGATCTGCTACATTTAATAAGAAAAAGTATTCATGATTACCCGATGATACTTAAATGGACTTCTTCACGTGAAGTTTTACTGCCAAAAAACTCTCGTAAGCCTGTACGCCTAGGCAATACCAACCCTCTGCTTGGTGTTAAAGGTGTTAATGGTTATAAGACAGGTTTTACTATTAATGCAGGCTGGTGCCAAATTGTAAGCGTTCGCTCAAATGGAAAATTTTATTTTATGGCTATTACTGGTTGTCCAAGTAAAAATACTCGTGACGTAACTATGAGAGCACTTTTAAATTGGGCTGTGAGAGTTCCATGA
- a CDS encoding Lrp/AsnC family transcriptional regulator, which translates to MSNAKEIIDPLDWEIIEKLRENGRLSNSAIARELNVTEGTVRHRVKRLTEKGILKISGAVKPGYVEKELLVVLGVSISESSKLRTAFEKITKLPEVRTTFITSGRYDFMIVVAVRGNRGLINFLTTSIAGVKEIINTESFIVLKTDNYWI; encoded by the coding sequence ATGAGTAATGCAAAAGAAATTATTGATCCCCTTGATTGGGAAATTATTGAGAAGCTCCGTGAAAATGGACGCTTGTCAAATTCTGCCATTGCTCGTGAACTCAATGTAACAGAGGGAACGGTTAGACATAGAGTGAAGCGTTTAACTGAGAAAGGTATTTTAAAAATATCCGGAGCCGTAAAACCTGGCTATGTGGAAAAAGAGCTTCTCGTTGTTTTAGGTGTAAGTATATCTGAATCAAGTAAACTTCGTACTGCTTTTGAAAAGATCACCAAACTCCCCGAAGTACGTACGACTTTTATTACTTCAGGACGCTACGATTTTATGATTGTCGTGGCGGTTCGTGGTAACCGTGGACTCATTAATTTCTTGACCACTTCTATTGCTGGTGTGAAAGAAATTATTAATACAGAAAGTTTTATCGTTTTAAAAACTGATAATTACTGGATTTAA
- a CDS encoding IS4 family transposase: MKPDKSNVCSLKQICQLIPGHLVQKLADKHGIKTRKFSPWSHVLTLLYAQLSHSLSLNDICDSLQNHSGSLEPIRGATVPKRNTLSNANRTRNADMAEELFWSVLNHLQNKYAGFGIQQKYTGFPRRFKKAIHAVDSTTIQLVANCMPWAKHRRRKAAAKCHMKLNLQNFLPSFAIVKAANTHDSTEAKELCAGMLPGEIVVFDKAYVDYKHLFHLNERKVFWVTRAKDNMSYEIIENISEAKGSIIRDQRIRLKGTKTQLHYPTELRLVEAEVEIDGKLKKMVFITNNFKWAPSSVAQIYKSRWGIEVFFKQIKQTLQISDFLGHNENAIRWQVWTALLTYVLLRFLAFQSKWKYSFSRIFTVIRGVLWSRLELYSVLKSCGTASDPPRLYSTPPQQYLPGFT, encoded by the coding sequence ATGAAGCCAGACAAAAGTAATGTATGTAGTCTCAAACAAATCTGCCAATTAATTCCAGGACATTTAGTTCAAAAACTTGCAGATAAGCACGGAATCAAAACTCGTAAGTTTAGTCCTTGGAGCCATGTTCTAACCTTACTTTATGCTCAGTTATCTCATTCTCTGAGCTTAAATGATATTTGCGATAGCCTTCAAAATCATAGTGGAAGCCTTGAGCCTATACGAGGCGCGACAGTCCCGAAACGAAATACCTTATCTAACGCAAATAGAACTCGTAATGCCGACATGGCAGAAGAACTTTTCTGGAGTGTTCTTAATCACTTACAGAATAAGTATGCGGGCTTTGGTATTCAGCAAAAATATACTGGTTTTCCTAGACGTTTCAAAAAAGCAATTCACGCGGTGGATTCTACAACTATCCAGCTTGTTGCTAATTGTATGCCATGGGCAAAACATCGTCGTCGTAAAGCTGCGGCTAAATGTCACATGAAGCTTAACTTACAAAATTTCTTACCTTCTTTCGCTATTGTAAAAGCTGCGAACACTCATGATTCAACGGAAGCAAAGGAATTATGTGCAGGAATGTTACCTGGAGAAATAGTGGTTTTTGATAAGGCTTACGTGGATTATAAACATCTCTTTCACCTCAATGAACGTAAAGTATTTTGGGTTACTCGGGCAAAAGATAATATGAGCTACGAGATTATTGAAAATATCTCTGAAGCCAAAGGTTCTATCATCCGTGATCAGCGTATTCGTCTCAAAGGTACGAAAACTCAACTGCATTACCCGACAGAATTACGACTTGTCGAAGCTGAAGTAGAAATTGACGGAAAACTTAAGAAAATGGTTTTCATTACTAACAACTTTAAATGGGCTCCCAGTTCAGTCGCACAAATCTATAAATCACGTTGGGGAATCGAAGTGTTTTTCAAACAGATCAAACAAACATTGCAAATATCTGATTTCCTTGGCCATAACGAAAATGCCATTCGGTGGCAAGTTTGGACAGCATTATTGACTTACGTGCTTTTGCGATTTTTAGCATTTCAAAGTAAGTGGAAATATTCTTTCTCAAGAATATTCACCGTTATCCGTGGCGTACTATGGTCAAGGCTTGAATTGTACTCAGTCCTCAAATCCTGTGGGACAGCCAGTGACCCACCAAGGCTATACTCAACTCCTCCTCAGCAGTATTTGCCGGGATTTACATAA
- the apaG gene encoding Co2+/Mg2+ efflux protein ApaG, with the protein MNKVSSENITEGIKVIADPVYQPYHSSEQEKRFLFSYEISIINQSQIGVTLRSRMWKIINSDGEEKIIRGEGVVGEMPFIAPGESYQYTSFSILDTPFGTMEGFYILEREDGDVVQAKINRFYLTAPITH; encoded by the coding sequence GTGAATAAGGTCTCATCAGAAAATATTACAGAGGGAATCAAAGTTATTGCTGATCCTGTTTATCAGCCTTATCACTCCTCCGAGCAAGAGAAGCGTTTTTTATTCTCCTATGAAATTAGTATTATCAACCAATCGCAGATTGGTGTAACACTTCGATCTAGAATGTGGAAAATAATTAATTCTGATGGCGAAGAAAAAATTATTCGTGGTGAAGGAGTTGTTGGAGAAATGCCTTTCATTGCTCCTGGTGAATCTTACCAGTACACAAGCTTCTCAATTTTAGATACTCCTTTTGGGACAATGGAAGGATTTTATATTTTAGAGAGGGAGGACGGCGATGTCGTTCAAGCTAAAATAAATCGTTTCTATTTAACCGCACCAATTACTCATTAG
- the asnS gene encoding asparagine--tRNA ligase, with protein sequence MLLIKELNKDKVGDKITLAGWLRTKRDSKGGFSFLEINDGSTFTGIQVVADDNLDNYSDIKSLHTGASLKVSGKLVESPGAKQAYELQADNVVIYGNTDQSYLLQKGRINFETLRESAHLRCRTNSIGAVMRVRNVLSKATHDFFQSRHFLNLHTPIITASDCEGAGEMFQVTTLDLDKLPKTDLDKVDYKKDFFGKQTHLTVSGQLNGESYACGMGRIYTFGPTFRAENSNTSRHLSEFWMVEPEAAFFELKENADLARDYLKYCFKSVVENAEEDLKFFDQRIEKGIISKLELLSEAEFTRITYTEAVKILEKSSVKFEFPVKWGIDLQSEHERFLTEKVFKQPVIVTDYPKDIKAFYMKLNDDEKTVRAMDVLCPQIGEIIGGSQREENLDVLLARMKNLEIDPQDYSWYLDLRRYGSVPHSGFGLGFERLVQFCTGMSNIRDVIPFPRTPKNAKF encoded by the coding sequence ATGCTTTTAATTAAAGAACTGAATAAAGATAAAGTCGGTGATAAAATCACTTTGGCTGGTTGGTTAAGAACAAAAAGAGATTCTAAAGGTGGATTTTCTTTTTTAGAAATTAATGATGGTTCTACTTTTACAGGGATTCAGGTAGTAGCAGATGATAATTTAGATAACTATTCAGATATAAAATCACTTCATACGGGAGCTTCTCTTAAGGTATCAGGTAAGTTAGTTGAATCACCTGGAGCCAAACAAGCGTATGAACTTCAGGCAGATAATGTAGTTATTTACGGAAATACAGATCAAAGCTATTTATTGCAGAAAGGAAGAATCAATTTCGAAACTTTACGGGAATCAGCTCATTTACGCTGTCGAACCAATAGTATCGGTGCGGTAATGAGAGTAAGAAATGTATTAAGTAAGGCAACACATGATTTCTTCCAAAGTCGCCATTTTTTAAATTTACATACCCCCATAATAACGGCATCGGATTGTGAAGGTGCAGGAGAAATGTTTCAAGTAACAACTTTGGATTTGGATAAATTGCCAAAAACAGATTTGGATAAGGTTGATTACAAAAAAGATTTCTTTGGTAAACAAACTCACCTCACTGTGAGTGGCCAATTAAATGGGGAATCATATGCTTGCGGTATGGGGCGTATTTATACTTTTGGTCCAACTTTCAGGGCTGAAAACTCAAACACATCTCGTCATTTGAGTGAGTTCTGGATGGTAGAACCCGAGGCAGCTTTTTTTGAACTTAAAGAAAATGCTGATTTAGCAAGGGATTATTTAAAGTATTGTTTTAAAAGTGTTGTGGAAAATGCTGAAGAAGACCTAAAGTTTTTTGATCAACGTATTGAGAAGGGAATTATTTCTAAATTAGAACTTCTCTCAGAAGCTGAATTCACTCGAATTACTTATACTGAAGCCGTGAAAATTCTCGAAAAATCTAGTGTTAAATTCGAGTTTCCTGTAAAATGGGGAATAGATCTTCAAAGTGAACACGAAAGATTTTTGACTGAAAAAGTATTTAAGCAGCCAGTTATTGTGACTGATTATCCTAAAGATATAAAAGCCTTCTATATGAAACTTAATGATGATGAAAAAACAGTCCGAGCAATGGATGTACTTTGTCCTCAAATAGGTGAAATTATAGGCGGAAGTCAAAGAGAAGAAAATCTGGATGTATTATTAGCGAGAATGAAAAATTTAGAGATAGATCCACAAGATTATTCTTGGTACTTGGATTTACGCCGTTATGGTTCAGTTCCTCATTCAGGTTTCGGCTTGGGCTTTGAAAGATTGGTTCAGTTTTGTACTGGTATGAGTAATATTCGCGATGTCATACCTTTTCCTCGTACACCAAAAAACGCCAAATTTTAA
- a CDS encoding O-antigen ligase family protein, with amino-acid sequence MNKNLVDMKAWLKNYPLQASLFLLAFLAYPLVIISPQGTTLFREVFLFRLPVELLMSGLSLSWIIKNSDKFKLKSFSSYMTMIFVGSALLSFLLNKAHGADLLISLNFILVMNCVAAAFNNEDNRRGGLFFVSLLFSVILFINLIHYYCFNSFYGIAGNPNWFSAILCMTLPFFIYMIFSLVKNNYLKYGSLIIVCSLTLKALLAASSRASYLAIIIVILLFISRKLKIRNKLLILLFLFLVPLIATKLFPQKYEKFLINDIRKELWTSSAHVIKDNLLGVGQNNFKKAFPIYAQEGYKKHIINSDETTHPHNQFMLIAIENGLLASLALMLICLFLLNRAAKADRDEWPFLAAFTILLIQGFFDKALVMPPTSMAFALCAAYLWRNEVQFKVCDGCPNRKKYLVYISSLFSLLIIVMVARDLIGQIKYREGYIAFKSNKKDRFPQAKKDLEDAVKYKSRDLDFKYTLMRAYEQSLNLPNEALKESLEIDKMAPHYKRINRHLANINSQLNNKNEAELYSEKDLIDFPWDVNSLIDLINLKISLGKSSEIFPLVNNLDQIYEDRFIAYAKYYYADLKEFRSKWLNQKTFKEWYNFTDIRLRGAQYNDTQDKFFNNINKYPELASYYSYGFNKLDAEFWLEMQQINQLYSNKNRIQIFEEFKNKYTINDELKYSSPKESLKLKSLSSISYYSLLSVILRQRDIKSSLIMKENKCEGLVFIDQEKLKVFDFKGIRDFNTVSEKVELYSFYYPQNCALRNYMLSTTLNSDGNFYTLSVWPIIDIIEFNNLSGLRVKGVLPHPFAEMNNKLK; translated from the coding sequence TTGAATAAAAATTTAGTAGATATGAAGGCTTGGTTAAAGAACTACCCCTTACAAGCAAGTTTATTTCTTTTGGCTTTCTTAGCTTATCCTTTGGTTATTATATCACCCCAAGGAACAACTCTATTTCGAGAAGTATTTCTTTTTCGTCTTCCCGTAGAGTTATTAATGTCTGGCCTGAGTTTGTCGTGGATCATAAAAAATAGCGATAAGTTTAAATTAAAGTCATTTTCTTCTTACATGACGATGATCTTTGTGGGCTCAGCCTTATTAAGTTTTCTTCTTAATAAAGCTCATGGTGCTGATTTATTAATAAGTCTAAACTTTATATTAGTGATGAACTGCGTTGCAGCAGCTTTTAATAATGAAGATAATCGTCGAGGCGGTTTATTTTTTGTTTCCCTGCTCTTTTCAGTCATTCTATTTATTAACTTAATTCATTATTATTGCTTCAATTCATTTTATGGAATAGCGGGTAACCCCAATTGGTTTTCGGCAATTTTGTGTATGACTTTACCTTTCTTTATCTATATGATTTTTTCATTAGTAAAGAATAATTATTTGAAATATGGAAGTCTAATAATTGTTTGTTCTTTGACTTTAAAAGCCTTATTAGCAGCTTCTTCTCGAGCGAGTTACCTAGCAATTATAATTGTGATTTTACTCTTTATATCGAGAAAATTAAAGATAAGAAACAAGCTCTTAATTTTATTGTTTTTATTTTTAGTTCCCCTTATTGCGACAAAACTATTTCCTCAAAAATACGAGAAATTTTTAATCAATGATATAAGGAAAGAATTGTGGACGAGTTCAGCTCACGTCATTAAAGATAATTTGCTTGGTGTAGGTCAAAATAACTTTAAAAAAGCTTTTCCTATTTATGCTCAAGAAGGATATAAAAAGCATATAATTAATTCAGATGAAACCACTCATCCTCACAATCAATTTATGCTTATAGCGATAGAAAATGGTTTATTAGCAAGTCTTGCATTAATGTTGATTTGCTTATTTTTACTCAATAGAGCCGCTAAAGCAGATAGAGATGAATGGCCTTTTTTAGCAGCTTTCACTATTTTGTTAATTCAGGGTTTCTTTGATAAAGCTTTAGTTATGCCCCCTACTTCTATGGCTTTTGCTTTGTGTGCAGCTTATTTATGGAGAAACGAGGTACAATTTAAAGTATGTGATGGATGTCCCAATAGAAAAAAATACTTAGTTTATATATCCTCCTTATTTTCATTACTTATTATTGTTATGGTAGCTAGAGATTTGATAGGACAAATTAAATACCGTGAAGGATATATAGCCTTTAAAAGTAATAAAAAAGACCGTTTTCCACAAGCAAAAAAAGATTTAGAAGATGCTGTGAAATATAAGTCGAGAGATCTAGACTTTAAATACACACTTATGAGAGCTTATGAGCAATCTTTGAACCTTCCTAATGAAGCTTTAAAAGAGTCCTTAGAAATAGATAAAATGGCTCCTCATTACAAAAGAATTAATAGACATTTAGCGAATATAAATAGTCAATTAAACAATAAAAATGAAGCCGAACTCTATAGCGAAAAAGATCTAATAGATTTTCCCTGGGATGTCAATTCTTTAATTGATTTAATAAACCTTAAAATAAGTTTGGGGAAAAGCTCTGAAATATTCCCTCTTGTTAATAATCTCGACCAAATTTATGAAGATAGGTTTATAGCTTACGCTAAATACTATTATGCTGACTTAAAAGAATTTAGGTCAAAATGGTTAAATCAAAAAACTTTTAAAGAATGGTATAACTTTACGGATATCCGATTAAGAGGCGCACAGTATAATGATACTCAAGATAAGTTCTTCAATAATATAAATAAGTATCCTGAATTAGCTTCTTATTATAGCTATGGTTTTAATAAACTAGATGCTGAATTTTGGCTAGAAATGCAGCAAATAAATCAGCTTTATTCTAATAAGAATAGGATTCAAATTTTTGAAGAATTCAAAAATAAATACACTATCAATGATGAACTTAAATATAGTTCACCAAAAGAGTCTTTGAAATTAAAAAGTTTATCTTCAATTTCTTACTATTCTTTACTATCAGTTATTCTTCGTCAGAGAGATATAAAGAGCTCCTTGATTATGAAAGAAAATAAGTGTGAAGGTTTGGTATTTATCGATCAAGAAAAATTAAAAGTTTTCGATTTTAAAGGGATACGAGATTTTAATACTGTAAGTGAAAAAGTTGAGCTTTATAGCTTTTACTACCCACAA